Proteins from a genomic interval of Coccinella septempunctata chromosome 2, icCocSept1.1, whole genome shotgun sequence:
- the LOC123307875 gene encoding uncharacterized protein LOC123307875, producing MNTSVSKDLSRNTRKKYNIRSKNRHGYFHNTHNFNVINRNSSFQPNSVGFSEYVLHNQNRRPYTRYSTTRANAGYLKHISSQSIRKEKEHSTIGCYEEYTLKKIRATSDMIKQQLMSPEHSIIVSENETNDKSDNVTSKLKERQSRSVGGTSSISDNKKDNSSGKSLKKQNRLSEEVSRLQQLKERRKNELREKFKKDKIASQKSADIYNVKEISDKILQHISKMNNDRLVDFVNSDNSRYEEAFNYICKQKTFELTKALRDLSHQEKPEECEFVNSIIPEFSIKIEELPISVIRELSSTFDELHKDIVNPLLSGNNLRLFNESGEFQRSNDFSLCKKQTCGDNMNYGNNLNICSNEYQKSGAPIDNAIGNTNFQFIEIIDSDEENLPVKLEKENLPGQQETDTNRIEQASLKPMDNIMPLLPEKYSNLNTGSNDTILCQEKNVATIYSNFSTQNFQSSSRDAKVSVDKASLPIEANSVGETNILNSHSQDSYQTTEKEAADSTFQEVEEKPYIELELGEPSIQEKIEEKPPIQLEIKEESSVQSKLEETPPNQVKMNDLNSQPKVGSVWVSKSIFATSGSLEQKEHSNVDETTNSHCQNSDNLIPLGNSNNITLLNEQISRTPVENVINSNGEENIALAQRQNEDISNTCNSEPTVLPSIAPKDNLSLDAASSVHDKLLYVKEVNDKQTQKVANRGETMINMERSPENETCLTAPPTTDRQHELVPSPTNNSTIPSVVDVSPENEFISLTIKPFEKPKNLVDAVKMMKLIDEKIEVLTKLRQNIFVGLSESVVPSEEMNPGSKKRKLDDSEVVSKRGEISEKRKTPIEENPPEEIEPFSSLNTRNEVILFCRIMKEKDECIVGTDNGKIQYHSIYGKKPLMVVTIGRSAISFLEIVRIYDRNYICTGTHTEYEIKILMYKRQIIEKRIRLEDSIQALAHNWGYFFIGGRRGYLTRYDYKKNRIQFEDRISSSRIKDLKTTKEGPRKLLLIFFEDDDGVAHIHVRDAMTALHIRTIIDMKNVRCMYLRHSYVYLATDGHIHIYNGTNGDFVRSLLTNKEFFSMRSRGNLLILAAVDGIYAFNMRNNHYLGCFQEENAVSSVFFHDQKIVLTTWENKIAVLDIPDHFKAVI from the exons ATGAATACGAGCGTGAGTAAGGATCTCAGCAGAAatactcgaaaaaaatataatatacgaAGTAAAAACCGTCACGGATATTTTCACAATACTCATAACTTCAATGTAATAAATCGAAATAGTAGTTTTCAGCCAAATTCAGTTGG tttttcagaatatgttttgCACAATCAGAATAGGAGGCCCTATACTCGATACAGTACAACCAGGGCAAATGCAGGATATTTGAAACATATTTCTTCACAATCgataagaaaagaaaaagaacatTCCACTATCGGTTGTTATGAAGAATATACTTTAAAGAAAATACGTGCTACAAGTGATATGATAAAACAGCAATTAATGAGCCCAGAGCATTCAATAATTGTCAGTGAAAATGAAACAAATGATAAATCTGATAACGTAACTTCTAAACTGAAGGAGAGACAAAGTAGATCAGTTGGTGGAACTTCCAGTATTTCTGATAATAAAAAAGATAATTCATCTGGTAAATCACTCAAGAAACAGAATAGATTAAGTGAAGAAGTCAGTAGACTTCAACAATTGAAGGAGAGAAGGAAAAATGAGTTGAGAGAGAAATTCAAAAAGGATAAAATAGCGTCACAAAAATCTGCTGACATTTATAATGTAAAGGAAATTTCTGATAAAATCCTGCAacacatttccaaaatgaacaaTGACAGATTAGTTGATTTCGTTAATTCAGATAATTCACGTTATGAAGAAGCTTTCAACTATATATGCAAACAGAAAACCTTTGAGTTAACCAAAGCTTTGAGAGATTTGAGCCATCAAGAAAAGCCAGAGGAATGTGAATTTGTTAACTCAATTATTCCAGAGTTCTCTATAAAGATTGAAGAATTGCCAATAAGTGTCATAAGAGAATTGagttcaacttttgatgagttGCATAAAGACATTGTGAATCCTCTCTTATCTGGTAATAATCTACGTCTATTCAATGAAAGTGGAGAATTTCAAAGATCAAATGATTTTTCACTATGCAAAAAACAAACCTGTGGGGATAATATGAACTATGGGAACAATTTGAACATATGTAGTAATGAATATCAAAAATCTGGTGCACCTATTGATAATGCAATAGGAAATacaaattttcagttcattgagATTATAGATTCCGATGAAGAAAATTTACCTGTGAAA ttgGAAAAGGAAAACCTTCCTGGTCAGCAAGAAACTGATACCAATAGGATAGAGCAGGCATCTTTGAAACCTATGGATAATATAATGCCTTTGTTGCCAGAAAAGTATTCTAACTTGAATACTGGGAGTAATGATACTATTTTATGCCAAGAAAAGAATGTGGCTACCATCTATTCGAACTTTTCCACTCAAAATTTTCAGTCTTCAAGTAGGGATGCAAAAGTTTCCGTTGATAAAGCATCATTACCTATTGAGGCAAATTCAGTTGGTGAAACAAATATACTAAATTCTCATTCACAGGATAGCTATCAGACAACTGAGAAAGAAGCTGCAGATTCCACATTCCAGGAAGTAGAAGAAAAACCTTACATTGAATTGGAATTAGGAGAACCTTCCATTCAAGAGAAAATAGAAGAAAAACCTCCCATACAATTGGAAATTAAAGAAGAATCTTCTGTACAATCGAAACTGGAAGAAACACCTCCTAATCAAGTGAAAATGAATGATCTGAACTCTCAGCCAAAAGTAGGGTCTGTTTGGGTCAGTAAAAGTATTTTCGCAACATCAGGTAGTCTGGAACAAAAAGAACATTCAAATGTGGATGAGACGACCAACTCTCATTGTCAAAATTCAGACAATTTAATTCCTCTGGGAAATTCGAACAATATAACATTACTCAATGAGCAGATTTCTCGGACACCTGTAGAAAATGTAATTAATTCTAATGGGGAAGAGAATATTGCTTTAGCTCAAAGGCAAAATGAGGATATATCTAATACTTGCAATTCTGAACCTACTGTATTGCCGAGTATTGCTCCTAAGGATAATCTTTCACTGGATGCTGCATCAAGTGTTCACGATAAGTTGTTGTATGTTAAAGAAGTTAATGACAAACAAACACAAAAAGTAGCGAATAGAGGAGAAACCATGATAAATATGGAAAGGTCCCCTGAAAATGAAACATGCCTCACTGCCCCTCCTACTACAGATCGTCAGCATGAACTTGTCCCATCTCCTACAAACAACTCAACAATTCCATCTGTTGTTGATGTTAGTCCTGAAAACGAGTTCATATCTTTGACCATTAAACCATTTGAGAAACCTAAGAATCTTGTTGATGCAGTAAAAATGATGAAGTTGATCGATGAAAAAATCGAGGTTTTGACTAAATtacgtcaaaacatttttgttggACTGAGTGAATCTGTAGTCCCATCTGAAGAAATGAATCCAGGAAGTAAAAAAAGGAAATTGGACGATTCTGAAGTGGTAAGTAAGAGAGgtgaaatatctgaaaaaaggaAAACCCCAATTGAAGAGAATCCTCCTGAAGAAATAGAACCATTTTCAAGTTTGAATACAAGGAATGAGGTTATACTTTTTTGTAGG ATAATGAAAGAAAAGGATGAATGTATAGTAGGCACAGATAATGGAAAAATACAATATCATAGTATATATGGAAAAAAACCCTTGATGGTTGTTACTATTGGCCGCAGTGCCATAAGTTTCTTGGAAATTGTGAGGATATATGACAGGAATTATATTTGTACAGGCACTCATACAGAATACGAAATTAAAATTCTAATGTACAAACGACAGATAATAGAGAAACGAATCCGTTTGGAGGATTCCATACAAGCACTCGCTCACAATTGGGGGTATTTTTTCATTGGTGGAAGGAGAGGATACCTTACAAGATATGACTACAAG aaaaacagAATTCAGTTTGAAGATCGTATATCTTCATCACGCATCAAAGACTTGAAAACAACTAAGGAAGGTCCAAGGAaacttttattgatatttttcgaggATGATGATGGAGTAGCACACATTCATGTCAGAGATGCGATGACAGCATTACATATACGCACTATAATAGATATGAAAAATGTGAGATGTATGTATCTGAGGCATTCATATGTTTATTTAGCCACTGATGGACACATTCATATATATAATGGCACT aatggAGACTTTGTCCGAAGTTTATTAACCAACaaggaatttttttcgatgagatCCAGGGGAAACCTGTTAATATTAGCCGCTGTAGATGGAATTTATGCATTTAATATGAGAAACAATCATTATCTAGGTTGTTTCCAAGAAGAAAATGCTGTTTCATCGGTATTTTTCCATGACCAAAAG ATTGTACTGACCACATGGGAAAATAAGATTGCAGTTTTGGATATACCGGACCATTTCAAAGCTGTTATTTGA